In the Methanosphaera stadtmanae DSM 3091 genome, CATTGATTCAAAACTTATCAATGAAGTAAGTATTAATAATGCAACAATCATTGAAGATGATGGTATTGGTAATCCTATGAATACTTCTGTTGGACTGGTTTGTCCTGCCAGTAGTGTATTATATCTAGTTAATCTTAAAATTCCACATGCAACTAATAAAAATACTGGTATTAATATTAATGAATTATTAGTAAGCATATATATTACTATTGCAGGTGCTACTCCAAAGGATACAATGTCTGCAAGTGAATCTATTGTTTCACCAAAAAGTGCATGCATAGGACCTTCATTAAACTTTCTTGCTAATATCCCATCAACACTATCAAATACAACAGCTAGTAGCAATAGTTGCGCTGAAAGTATTGTATTTCCAGTTAAAACAGCTAATATTGCACCTAGTCCAGATAATGCATTGGCAAGTGATGCTATATCAGCTATTGAAATCATTTTTAATATATTTGTTTCCATCTAAATCATTTCCTTGAAATTTTTTCTATTATTATATATTTATATTTATAAATAAATACATATTTTGATTATTATTTTTTTATAAAAAATAATAATTATTCAAGGAATTTTTTATTATAAATACCTATTTTAACAACATATAATTAAACATTGTTTATTATTTTATTTATATTTATAGAAAAAATAATTCAAAAAAATATTAACTATAAAAATACTTGAAGATACAACATATATATTAATAACATAAAATAAGGATTAAAAATAATATGATACTTGATGATGAAAGTCAAATTTTAGGAATTGATGAAGCAGGAAGAGGTTCAGTAATAGGTCCACTAGTAATAGGTGGAGTACTTATGAAAAAGAAAAAAATACGCTTCCTAAATAGAATTGGTGTAAAGGATTCTAAACAATTAAACATGAAAAAAAGAACAATAATCTCTAGGAAAATAAAGAAAATAGCCCAGTTTAAAACAATAATAATTCCAGCCCATACAATAGATGAAAAAAGAAACAACGACATAAACCTAAATGAGATTGAAACAGAAGGTATGGAAGAAATTATAAAAATAATGAAACCTAATGCATGTTATATTGATTGTATAGATGTACGTGAAAATAGATTTCATGATAAAATACAGAAAATAAATCCAAACATGACTGTTGTAACAGAACATAAAGCTGATGAAACATATAAAATAGTATCAGCAGCATCCATTATTGCAAAGGTTGAAAGAGACAAACAACTAGAAATTATAAGACAAGAATATGGTTCAGTAGGCTCAGGATATCCAAGTGATAAAAATACAATAAACTACCTAAAAACAATAAAAAATAATCAATTTCCTCCAATAATAAGAAAAACATGGAAAACAATAGAAAATATAACAAAATCCACAGAATAATAATACAAGCTAATAATCCCTAAATATCCCATATATTAAATAAAATATGAAATTTATATAATATAAAATTAAGATATATACATTATATATAGAAAAAATTTTTAATCTGAGTACTAAAATAAAAAAATTCCACTTAGGAGTAAAAATAAAATGGATATTATAGGAATACTCACCTCGGGAGTAAATGATATAATAAGTATGTTTCAGAGTGGAGGAATAATCGTATATTTACTTACTGTAATAGGTCTTTATGGATTATTTCTTGCACTTGAGAAAATATGGTATTTACGAAAAGCATCAGAAGTTGACTTATCAGAATTAATGATTGTTGTTAATGAATCCATGGCACATGGTGGTTCACTAGAAGCTTTAAGAGCAATTGGTAACTATAAAACACCATTATCCAGAATAATTTCTGAAGCTCTTAAAATTGGATACAGAAGTAAATCTGAAGTTGAAGATAACATGGAACAGGTTTTTATTGTTGAAATGAGTAAAATGATGAAAGGTCTCTCAACAATACAAACAATTATTGAAATGGCACCACTACTAGGATTAATAGGTACAGTTCTTGGAATGTGGTATACATTCAAAGAATTAGGAGTAAGTAATGATATTACTCTTCTAGCTAATGGTATATACATTGCAATTATAACTACAATATTTGGATTAGCAGTAGCAATTATATTACTACCCTTCTATACATACATAAAAAACAAGATAGAAGTACAGTTAGATAATATTGAAATTGCTAAGAAAATGAGTAACTGGAGACATGCTGAAATGAAAATCTGGATTGAAACAGATAAAGAAGAAGTAATAGAAGCATTACAAGAATCTCCAGGTATTATTAAAGTAAAAGAAATTGATGATGAACAAGCAAATCTAAAAGTAGCTATTAAACCAAATATGCTAGAAAAAGGGATAAAAACAATAATTAGAGAATGTTCTGATACATCCAATAGGATTGTTGAAAGTAAATTAAAACAATAAACAAAAGTTTTATAGAAGGAATATCTAATGGCTATTGACACTAAACAATTTAAAGATAAAATTAAACAACAAAACCCTAACATAAATCTTGTACCATTGTTAGATGTTATATTTACAATAATGATATTTTTACTAGTAGTATTAAGTCAGACACCAACATCAGATCTAACACACTATTCACAAGACCAAATATCAGCAAAGCCAACAAGTTCAACAGGAACCTCCGAATACTATTTACTACCCTTAAATGGATTAAAAAAAGTAACAGTGAATGGAGTAGATTATTCTGATAAAATACGTAATGGTGCTATGGCAGTACATACAAGAGTTATGGATGAGGGTCAAATAACTATGGATTCATCAACAGGAACCATAACAATAAAATCACCAGAAGATTTAGCATCAATTGCTGTTAAAAGTCCAGCAAGTTCGTAAATAACTAAAAAAAAATACTCAGATAAATATTATTAGAAAAAATAGATAATGAGATGATAAAATGTATCTTGGAAGAATAATATCAATAGGAAGTAGTAAAGATGGTGTTTATGCATCATATAGAGTATCAAGCAGATCATTTCCAAATCGTAAATCTGTAGTAAACAATCAAAAAGTAGCAATCATACCAACTCAAGGATCAGAAGATGATATCTATAAAAATCCATATATAAGCTACAACTGTATTGACATAATAGATGACATATGTGTTGTAACAAATGGATCACACACAGATATTATTGCAGGTAAAATAAGAGAAGGTATGAATATGAAAGATGCTGTGGCTCTATCCCTTCTTACAATGGATTATGAAAAAGATGATTATAACACCCCCCGTATAGGTGGAGCAATAAATACTAAAGGTGAAGGTTACATAGGTATTGTAACACATGAAGGTATTGAAGTTAAAAAAGTAAATCCTGGTGAATCCTTCTATGTATCAACATATGAACATAACACTCCCCGAGAAGTAGACTATACTGCAACAAATGCAAAAGAAGCTACTGAATTCATATTTAATGGTGGAATATTTAGTGAATTTACACACCCTGTAACATCTTGTGCAGCATTTAATAAAGATGAATGGGAAATAGATTTTAAAAATCCATAAATAAACTTAAACCCCAAATTCTTTTCTTTAATTTTTTAAGAACTTAACAGTATTGTTAGTGTTTTTTCAATAAAGATTTCATTGTTACTAAGTACTCTCCACTATATGGAGATATTAATTAGTTTTATCTTTTTTTAAATAATCTTTTTTAAATATTTAATTTAATAAAATGTTTTATTTTTTATTGATTATACTACTATAATAAACTATTACCAGTTATTTGACTTTTAACTATTAAAAACACTGAGTTTATTTTTATTCATAAAATATCTCAAAAGTTAAGTAATAAACTATACTACCAAAAACAACGACATAATAGATTTACTTCAAAAACAACATCAACAAACAATCTAAAACTAAGATACAAAATTATAAGAGCAATACAAAAACTAAAATAAGTGGAAGAATAAGAAGAATCCAAAGAAATGTACTACAAAACCAATCAACAAACGTCTTCAACTATCATCTACATATAATTCACAATTCCATAACTTTCAGATAGTAACTGAATTATTCATAATTATTAAAAAAAATATATTAAAAAGGCAATATAAAGCTTTATTTAAAAAATAAACTCCAGTATAATTTTTATAGATAAAAACAATGGAATTTTTCCCCCCCCCCCCCTTTTAATAGAGTTATAATTTGTATGTTTAGAAATTGATTTTAGTTAGTTAAATCTAGTTAAATATAATTATAATTATTTTTAAATTAAGTAATAGCTAAGTTAAATCTTAGTTATTTTAAAATTTATTTAAATTAGGGAGGAAAAGTGATTAAAATGAAGAATAAGATATTAATATCTTCAATAATATTAATAGTATTATTACTAGGACTTTCAGCTATATCTGCAACAGACACAAATACAACAACACCAACAACTACTAATATCATAGAAAAACAGACACCAACAACTAGCACTCCTACTAACACTGATTATAAAGAAAAACAAGACATAACTAAAGAAGTAAAGTCCAGTATAAAAGATACTAAAAAAGAAATTACTCCAAAACAAGACATAACTAAAGAAGTTGTAACAACTAATAAAACATTAAAAACAAAAACATTAAAAACAACACCAGTAGAAAAAACTGTGAATAATTTTACTGAAATAGAAAAGGTTTTTAGTGAAATATCTCAAAAAAGCAGTTCTTATGAATGGATTATTAATTTAGAACCCGGAAATTATAGTTCCGAGGAGAGGATTTCTTGTGGTTCTTATCTAAAAGATGTAACAATTAATGGAAATAATCAAACTATTGATTTTGAATTTAATATGTATAATTATAATCTTACTTTTAATGACAGTATATTAACAAAATTTATATATGCAAAGAATTTAACTTTACATAATTGTACTGTTGATTCTAGTATTCGTGCTAATTACATAATTATTGATGATAATTGTATAATTAAAGAAAACACACTAATTGAAGAAGGAACTGTAATTACCAATAAAACAAACATAATAAATTATTATCGAACATATAATGGCAATTATACATTAAATAATTTTGAAATAAAAACTTCAAGAACAAATAATGGTAATTTAACTCTAAATAATTGTACATTAAATGCTAAGATGATGCAAAATAGAGGTAATTTAACTTTGAATAATTGTACATTAAATGCAACTATTACTAATAGAGGTAATTTAACTATTAGTGATGATACCATATTAGGTAGTAATGCATTAATAAGTGGAAAAGGTATTATAATTACTAATAAAACCGATATTATCAAGTATATAGATACTTATAATGGTAATTATACATTCAATAATATTACTCTATCAGGTAGTAGATCTAATTATGGTAATTTAACTATTATTAACTCTATACTTAATACTACCTTATCTAATTATGGTAATTTAACTATTATTAATTGTACCATGTCTGATATTTATGATGATAGAAATTGGGGTGGTCCTACTGGATTATTACGTAACCAGGGCGGTAATTTAATTATTATTAATTCTACTTTAACTAATAATAGTGCTAAATCAATAGGTTATGTAAATGTAATATATAATAATGGTAAGAATAATGGTAATTTAACTCTTATTAATACTACTATGAGTAATAATAATATATCATGTATTTATTCAATAAAAGACTCTAAAGTTATTAATGTAGATAATTGTATTTTTAAAAATAATAATAGGATTGTTTTAAATTTAATTTCAGAAACAGATCATTTTAATGTTACTAATAGTCTTTTTGATAATAATAATCAAGATATTTCAGTTAATGAATTAAATATTATAACTAATATATATAATTCTACTTTCACTAATGGTGGTAGTGGTGTATCTATATCTTCAAGAAATTATACTACTATAGATAATTGTACTTTTAGAAACAAAAGTTGTGTAATTACAAACCAATATGAAATTGGTGATTGTTATGGAGCAGCTCTTTATTTGACTGGATGGTATTCTCTTATAAATAATACTATTTTCGAAAATAATTATATTCAATTTAATAGTTCTTGGGCTATGAGTGGTGGAGCTGCAATTGCTGGAAGTGGTATTCGAAATTTAACAGTAACTAATTGTATTTTTAAAGATAATAATATGAGTAGTGTTAAAGCACAGTATATGCCTCAATATGGTTTTGATGGTAGATATTCTGGTTCTGGAGCAGATATTTATATGCAAACGTATTGGGGTAACTGTTTAATAGAAAATAATACTTTCACAAACAGTTATGCTAGTGGTTTTGCAGGATCTGTTTTTATAAATAGTGGAAGTAGTTTAAATTTAAATACTACCTTTGTAAATAACACATTTAAAAATGTTTTATGTGCTAATGATACATTATTTATAAATGTGACAAATGATAGTACAAGAACCATTATTGAAAATAATTCTTATGATAATTGTACAATAGCATTTAGTAATCTTACATTAAATAATCCTGGTAAAGTATTTGTTAATGAAACTGCTAAAATAAATGGTAGTATCATATTAAAAAATCCAGAAAGTTATGATAAAGATATACTTAATAAAACAAAATATGCATTTTATATAGGAAAAAATTTGTATAAAATAGAAGATACTCTTAGTACTGAAATTACAAGAAACACAACTGATAATATTATTCTTTATGCAAAGCCAACAATAACATCTAAAACTACTAACATACTAGTACTTAAATTATCACAACACCAATACTTAACAATTACACCAGAAAACTATGAGAGTTACATATTTAACAATGAATTAATAGGTGTTGATGAAGATACTAATATCATATTTAAAGGAGACTTCATAAATAAAGGACAAATAAGCATAACAACACCAGGCATAATAATAAATGGTGAAAATGCTACATTTACAAATACAAGTTTTGAACTTGATGATGTAAATATAACAATTAAAAACATGAAAATTAACAATACAGATACAACTGAATACACCATAAAATCAGCAGGAAACAATAATAAAATAATAAACAATACAATCTACACATATAACACAAATGGTAAAACAGCAGCAATAGCAAATACAGGTGGAAGTAACATACTTATATCAAATAATACAGTAAAAGTATATGGTCCAGCATTAACTATTACATATGGAAGTGGAACATCTATAGCAAATACACAGGGAATATTATCTGTTGGTGGAGAAAATAATATAATATCAAAAAATAATGTTAAAGTATATAATAGTACAAATCCTGATGATAACCTCTACAGTACAATAGAAGGAATAACAGCACCAGGAAAAAGTAACAACATACTCATAATAAACAACAATGTAACAGTAACAGGAGGAAGATTTAATTATGGAATAAATACACTTGACCGTGTAAATAATACAATAATTAAAGATAACAATATTCATGTAACAGGACACAGATATGTTAATGGAATACAAATGGGAAATAAAGCAACCAATTGTACAATAACAGGAAACAATATAACAGGAATATGCTATAATACAACAACATTTACAGATGATAATGAACCATTAGCATATGGAATAATAACAACAAGTATGGGTGGAGGCAGAACAAACAACATAACAATCACAAACAATAACATACAACTTAACTCATCAGTAATATATGGAATGGAAATATATCAAACATCAAATACAACAATAAACAACAATACAATACTTGGAAATGGAAACTATACAATGGGAATAGGACTAGCACACAGTGAAGATAATACAATAATAAACAATGAAATGATATTATATGGAAACAGTAACATAAAAATAAATGATATAGTAGAAGAAATAAGACCAGCAAACACAGGAATACAAATACAACAAAACTCACATAACACACAAATAGACAACAATACAATAATAATAAAAGATATAGGACAACATGATTTAACAATAAACACCGAAAACTCAATAAAAAACACGACAATAACAAACAATAAACTAACAACAAGTACAAAAACAGGAACAAGAACAATAAATACAAACTATGACACATATCTAGAAAACAATACAAGAGCAATAATCAACACAAAAATAGTATTAGAAACAATAAATGCACAAGTAGGAGATACTATCAACTTAAAAGCACATGTATACGACATATATGGAAATCCAATAAACACAGGCCGAGTAGTATTTAAAATAAATGGAAAAACAATAAAAGACACCAATGGAAATATTATCTATGCAACAGTAAAAGATGGAATAGCAACAATAGAAAACTACACAGTACCAGCAAACTGGTTTAAAATAAAATCAGTACTAAATGTAGTTTATGGTGGAACTAGCACATATGAACAAACAAGAACAAACAATACAATACCAATGAATATAACCAAAAAAACAGCTACAATGACAATGACAACAAACACTACAACAGCAAAACCAGGACAAACAATAAAAATAACAGTGAAAATAACAGAAAAAGATACTAATGTAAATGAAGGACGTGTCCTATTCAAGGTAAATGGTAAAACCATGAGAGACAATGAGGGATATATAATTTACCATGAAGTAAAAGATGGACTAGTAACAATAACATACACAATACCAGAAAATGCAAGAGCACAAGACTACACATTCACATGTGTATATGGAAACAAATTATACAATAGAAATGATGTAAACAGTACCATAACTGTAGTAAAAAACTAAAATTTTTAACAAAGTAAGAGAATATATTTTTTTCCTACTTTTCCATTTTTTTTTAATTCACACCTATTTAATCA is a window encoding:
- a CDS encoding MotA/TolQ/ExbB proton channel family protein, coding for MDIIGILTSGVNDIISMFQSGGIIVYLLTVIGLYGLFLALEKIWYLRKASEVDLSELMIVVNESMAHGGSLEALRAIGNYKTPLSRIISEALKIGYRSKSEVEDNMEQVFIVEMSKMMKGLSTIQTIIEMAPLLGLIGTVLGMWYTFKELGVSNDITLLANGIYIAIITTIFGLAVAIILLPFYTYIKNKIEVQLDNIEIAKKMSNWRHAEMKIWIETDKEEVIEALQESPGIIKVKEIDDEQANLKVAIKPNMLEKGIKTIIRECSDTSNRIVESKLKQ
- a CDS encoding biopolymer transporter ExbD codes for the protein MAIDTKQFKDKIKQQNPNINLVPLLDVIFTIMIFLLVVLSQTPTSDLTHYSQDQISAKPTSSTGTSEYYLLPLNGLKKVTVNGVDYSDKIRNGAMAVHTRVMDEGQITMDSSTGTITIKSPEDLASIAVKSPASS
- the rnhB gene encoding ribonuclease HII translates to MILDDESQILGIDEAGRGSVIGPLVIGGVLMKKKKIRFLNRIGVKDSKQLNMKKRTIISRKIKKIAQFKTIIIPAHTIDEKRNNDINLNEIETEGMEEIIKIMKPNACYIDCIDVRENRFHDKIQKINPNMTVVTEHKADETYKIVSAASIIAKVERDKQLEIIRQEYGSVGSGYPSDKNTINYLKTIKNNQFPPIIRKTWKTIENITKSTE
- a CDS encoding IMP cyclohydrolase, translated to MYLGRIISIGSSKDGVYASYRVSSRSFPNRKSVVNNQKVAIIPTQGSEDDIYKNPYISYNCIDIIDDICVVTNGSHTDIIAGKIREGMNMKDAVALSLLTMDYEKDDYNTPRIGGAINTKGEGYIGIVTHEGIEVKKVNPGESFYVSTYEHNTPREVDYTATNAKEATEFIFNGGIFSEFTHPVTSCAAFNKDEWEIDFKNP
- a CDS encoding right-handed parallel beta-helix repeat-containing protein; translated protein: MKNKILISSIILIVLLLGLSAISATDTNTTTPTTTNIIEKQTPTTSTPTNTDYKEKQDITKEVKSSIKDTKKEITPKQDITKEVVTTNKTLKTKTLKTTPVEKTVNNFTEIEKVFSEISQKSSSYEWIINLEPGNYSSEERISCGSYLKDVTINGNNQTIDFEFNMYNYNLTFNDSILTKFIYAKNLTLHNCTVDSSIRANYIIIDDNCIIKENTLIEEGTVITNKTNIINYYRTYNGNYTLNNFEIKTSRTNNGNLTLNNCTLNAKMMQNRGNLTLNNCTLNATITNRGNLTISDDTILGSNALISGKGIIITNKTDIIKYIDTYNGNYTFNNITLSGSRSNYGNLTIINSILNTTLSNYGNLTIINCTMSDIYDDRNWGGPTGLLRNQGGNLIIINSTLTNNSAKSIGYVNVIYNNGKNNGNLTLINTTMSNNNISCIYSIKDSKVINVDNCIFKNNNRIVLNLISETDHFNVTNSLFDNNNQDISVNELNIITNIYNSTFTNGGSGVSISSRNYTTIDNCTFRNKSCVITNQYEIGDCYGAALYLTGWYSLINNTIFENNYIQFNSSWAMSGGAAIAGSGIRNLTVTNCIFKDNNMSSVKAQYMPQYGFDGRYSGSGADIYMQTYWGNCLIENNTFTNSYASGFAGSVFINSGSSLNLNTTFVNNTFKNVLCANDTLFINVTNDSTRTIIENNSYDNCTIAFSNLTLNNPGKVFVNETAKINGSIILKNPESYDKDILNKTKYAFYIGKNLYKIEDTLSTEITRNTTDNIILYAKPTITSKTTNILVLKLSQHQYLTITPENYESYIFNNELIGVDEDTNIIFKGDFINKGQISITTPGIIINGENATFTNTSFELDDVNITIKNMKINNTDTTEYTIKSAGNNNKIINNTIYTYNTNGKTAAIANTGGSNILISNNTVKVYGPALTITYGSGTSIANTQGILSVGGENNIISKNNVKVYNSTNPDDNLYSTIEGITAPGKSNNILIINNNVTVTGGRFNYGINTLDRVNNTIIKDNNIHVTGHRYVNGIQMGNKATNCTITGNNITGICYNTTTFTDDNEPLAYGIITTSMGGGRTNNITITNNNIQLNSSVIYGMEIYQTSNTTINNNTILGNGNYTMGIGLAHSEDNTIINNEMILYGNSNIKINDIVEEIRPANTGIQIQQNSHNTQIDNNTIIIKDIGQHDLTINTENSIKNTTITNNKLTTSTKTGTRTINTNYDTYLENNTRAIINTKIVLETINAQVGDTINLKAHVYDIYGNPINTGRVVFKINGKTIKDTNGNIIYATVKDGIATIENYTVPANWFKIKSVLNVVYGGTSTYEQTRTNNTIPMNITKKTATMTMTTNTTTAKPGQTIKITVKITEKDTNVNEGRVLFKVNGKTMRDNEGYIIYHEVKDGLVTITYTIPENARAQDYTFTCVYGNKLYNRNDVNSTITVVKN
- the pssA gene encoding CDP-diacylglycerol--serine O-phosphatidyltransferase: METNILKMISIADIASLANALSGLGAILAVLTGNTILSAQLLLLAVVFDSVDGILARKFNEGPMHALFGETIDSLADIVSFGVAPAIVIYMLTNNSLILIPVFLLVACGILRLTRYNTLLAGQTSPTEVFIGLPIPSSSMIVALLILTSLISFESMFILTIIISLLMISSIEYPKVRDMKVIVLTGILTILCIIPNINEALHSIPSYILLVLVLIYIFGLTIYNFIPANNYSISKLKVNNNVIDDISTITRNSSKSKKDLHKK